A region of the Geomonas subterranea genome:
GCCCCTTCACGGTCTCTTCACGGGTGGCGGCATCCTTGGCGATCCCCCCCTCCAGCGCCTCGACCTTCTGCTGGACCTCGGCCTGCTGCGAGGCGACGTTGCCTTCCAGTTCGGCGAGATCGGCTTCGCGCTTGGCGATGTCCCCGTTTATCTCCTCGATGGCGTTGATCTTCTGCAGGATCTGCTCCTCCAGCTCAGCGATCAGCTTCTTCGCGCCGGAGATCTCCTTGGAGACCGCCTGGTACTCCTTCTGGGTCTTGATCTCCTTCAGGTGCGACTCGGAACGGTTGATGTTTTCGTTCTCGGAGGCAAGGTTCGCCTCCAGGGTCCCCTTCTCGTCCTCGAGTGCGCTCACTTCCTCGCGACGCGCCGCGATCTTCTCCCGGGCCTCCGCAAGCTTCGCGTCCAGCGCCTGGGACTCGCTCACCAGCTGCGCCTTCTCACCGTCCAGACCGTCGATCCTGAGATCGATCTCCTGCAATTCGTATAACGCCTTCAGTTTGTTACGCAAAATCCGCCTCCCCAACTACCTTTTTATGTTCTTAAAGAGCAGATGCCTCACCAGAAGCTGAAAGGTTCCTGCTCCCCTTGGTATTCCACTACTTCCGCCTCGAAACGGCGCGCCGCGAGGACGTCCTTCAACTGCGCACCAAGCCCCTGCACCATCAGTCGCTCGGTGGCAAAATGGCCGGCATCGAGCAGCGCCACGCCGAGCGCCTCGGCCTCACGCGCCTCGTGGTATTTGACGTCCCCTGTCACCAGGATGTCGGCGCCTTTGCGGGCCGCCTCGTGCAACAGCGAAACGCCCGAGCCGCCACAGACCGCCACCTTCTTCACCTGGCGCTCCGGGTCCCCCACCAGCCGGACCCCCGCGGCGCCCAGGCGTTCCCGTACCTCCTTCGCGAAGCGTGCGGCCGGAACCGGGGCCGCCAGCGTGCCGATGCGCCCCAGACCGCGCGACGGGCCCTGGTTCAGCACCGGGTAGAGGTCGTAGGCGGGCTCCTCGTAAGGGTGCGCACCCCTGAGGGCAGTCACGGCCGCACCGGTACGCTCCTTCAGGAGCAGGAATTCCAGCCGGCTCTCCGGCTCCGCGTGCCCGGCACCGACCTCCCCCACGAACGGCTTGGCGCCATCCACCGGGGTGAAGCGCCCGGTCCCCTCTACCTGGTAGGAACAGTCGCGGTAGTTGCCGATCGGCGGCATGAAGGGGGAGAGCGCGGCCAAAAGTTTCTCCTCGTACCCGCGCGGCGCGAAGAGCACCATCTTCACGTACTCCACCCCCCCGGTGATCTTCAGGGGCTGCGCCCCCTCGAGACCGAGGCGGGCGGCGAGAAGATCGTTCACGCCCCCGTGGGCTATGTCGAGGTTGGTGTGCAGGGAGATGATGGCGAGGTCGTGCTTGAGGGCGAGGATGGTAAGACGGCCGGTCTCGTCGGCGGCGGTGATCTTTTTGAGCGGGGAGAAGATGAACGGGTGATGGGTGACGAGCAACTGGCAGCGGGCCTCGATGGCCGCCTCCACGGCGGGCCGCCCGGGATCGAGCGCCACCATGATACGGGAAACCTGGGCGACGGGGTCGCCAAGCTGCAACCCCACGTTGTCCCAGGATTCAGCGAAGTGAATTGGGGCAATTTTACCAGTTATTCCAACTATATCCGATATTCTTGGAGTTATCATCACGCTCAAAAGAAAAAGAGTGCAACCGCTTGGTGTGCACTCTTTCTCCCCACTAGAAGTGTATTTTTTCGTCTGACCAGGTGCTTTAAGGGCATCCCCACATCATCCTAATTTGTAAGGTGGTGGGCCCACCAGGACTCGAACCTGGGACCGACCGGTTATGAGCCGGTAGCTCTAACCAACTGAGCTATAGGCCCGAAAAGCGAAATTAAAACATATAGTAAAAGGATTAACGTGTCAAGCTTCTATTTTAATGACAGAAGCCACCGCTTCTAATACATCTCGTACTTGAGCAGACGGCACTCGATGGGGCCGTTGTAGAGCACCATCCTCCGGGTAGCCTTCAGCCCCACCGACTTGGCGAGCTCCAGGTTGCCGGTGAAGAGGTAGGCGGTGTATCCCTTGCAACGCTTCTTGAGGGTATCCCCGATCTCCTTGTACAGCGGGCGCAGCGCCTCCACCTCGCCGAGCCGTTTGCCGTAGGGAGGGTTCAGGATCAGCACACCCGGCCCGGGAGGGGGTTCCAGTTCCGCCATGGGAAGCCGCCCCAGCACCAGGCGCTCCAGCACGCCCGCCCGTTTCGCGTTCTGCACGGCCATCCCGACGGCGGAATGGGACAAGTCGGAGGCCTGCACCGGCGCCGGGAGCCGTTCCAGCATCCCGGAGCGAGCCTCCGCCACGATCCGGTCCCAGAGCGCACGGTCGAACCCCTGCCAGCGCTGGAACCCGAAGCCGCGGTTGAGTCCCGGTGGGATGCGCAGCGCCTTCAGAGCCGCCTCGATGGCGATGGTCCCGGTGCCGCACATGGGGTCGACGAGCGGGGTGCCGCCGTCCCAGCCGGAGAGTTCCACCAGCGCCGCCGCCAGGTTCTCCTTGAGCGGGGCCTCGTGCCGGTCCAGACGGTAGCCGCGCCGGTCCAGCGGCTCGCCCGACAGGTCGAGGCTCAGGGTGCAGCGGTTCTTGAACAGGCGCACGTTCACGCGCAGGTCCGGGTCCTTCGTGTCCACGCTGGGGCGGCTGCCGAAGTGATCCCTGAGCGCGTCGACGATGGCGTCCTTGGTCTTCAACGCCACGAACCCGGAATGGGTGAGCGTCGAGTCCCTCAGGTTGCAGTCGACGGCAAGGGTGAGCGCCGGGGTGAGAAAGCGCTCCCAGGAGATCCCCCGCACTTCGCGGTACAGCTCCTCCGGGCTCTCACAGGGGAACTCTGCGAGCGTCATCAACACACGGCTCGCGGTGCGCAGCCAAAGGTTGGCCCGGTAGGCCGCCTCCATTCCCCCGGCGAACCGGACGCCACCGCTCTCGGCGGTAACATCGGGCACGCCTAGCCTTACCAGCTCGGCAGCCAGTGCCTCTTCCACCCCCTTGGCGGTGGTGGCGAAAAAAAACTGCTTCATCATCTCTCCTTAAAAACCGTGCCCGGGGCCGTGTCATGAGACCTCCGGGTCCACGACGCCACGGGCGCTCTCGGCGTGCCGCCGACCTTCATGAGGACTATACACGTAGCGGCTTTGCCGCCGCAACGTCAAAGGGCAAATTAATTTGGCGACGCGGTTGTATTGATTAAAAATAATGATAAAAAATTAATTTCTTTAGTTGCGGAGGCGGCGTGCCGATAGGTAGTTTCATGAACACGGCGCAGGCTTGGTTTTGCACCCCTGGCGCCACCGATCGGGGCATTTCTCCCACCGGCGCGGGGGCTTGCCTTTGCGTCGGCGTCATTTACAATTTCCCGGTGTCCGGTGCCACAATCCCCTGTTTTATCGGAGAAAATAGCACATGAAGAGACTGTTAAGAGTCCTTATCGTAGAGGACGCCCCGGACGATGCACAGCTGATCGTGATCCAGCTCGAGCAGGGGGGATTCGACGTGCATTTCCAGCGGGTGGACAGCGCGCAGGCCCTGACCGGCGCCCTGGAATCCGCCCCGTGGGACGTCATCATCTGCGACTACGTGATGCCCGGCTTCAGCGGCCTCAAGGCGCTGCAGATACTAAAGGAGCGCGGCAGCGACGTCCCCTTCCTGATGATTTCCGGGAAGGTGGGCGAGGAGGCTGCGGCGGCCGCCATCCGCGCCGGCGCCGATGACTTCGTACTAAAGGGGAACCTGGCCCGCCTGGTGCCGGCGGTGCAGCGCTCCATCGCCGAGGCCGCGCTGCGTCAGCAAAGCCGACGCCACGAGCAGGAACTCAAGGAGAAACTGGAATTCATCCAGGTCCTCATCGACACGCTCCCCACCCCGATCTTCTATAACGACCCCAACGGCCTGTACCTTGGCTGCAACAAGGCCTTTGAGGAGCAGATCGGCATGAACCGGGACGAAAACATCAACAAGAGCATCTACGAGATCCTCCCCCCGGACCTGGCCGCCCTCTACAGCCGCGGCGAGGAGTCCGCGGAGAACGGCGTCGGACCGCGCAGTTTCGAGGGGACCATCACCTGCGCCGACGGCGAACGCCGGGACATGATCTTTTACAGCGCCACCTTCAAGAACTCGGGAAGCAGCTCCGGTGGCGTCGTCGGGGCACTCCTCGACATCTCGGAACGAAAGCAGGCCGAGTTGAAGCTGCGCTACCTGAGCAGCCACGACATCCTGACCGGCATCTACAACCGCGCCTACTTCGACGAGGAGCTCGAGCGGCTGAGCAAGGGGCGCAAGTTCCCGGTCAGCATCGTGATGGTCGATGTGGACCGCCTGAAAGAGGTCAACGACCAGCAGGGGCACGCGGCGGGCGATGAACTGCTCCGGCACGCGGCCGAGGTGTTGAAAAACGCCTTCCGGCGCGAGGACGTGGTGGCGCGGGTGGGGGGGGACGAGTTCGCCGCCCTGCTCCCCAACACCGACGAAGCCACCCTGCGCGAAGCCATGGAGCGGCTCCAGGCCCAGCTGGCGCAGAACAACCAGGAGCACGCGCCGCTCCCCTTGAGCCTCTCCATCGGTGCCGCCACCGCCCATGACGGCGAGGAGCTCATGGCCTCCTGGCGCCTGGCCGACCAGCGCATGTACCGCCAGAAGAAAGGTCGCAAAAACAGCAACGCCGGCAGCAGGCAGCACCAGTTGGTGGCCTAGCGCCGGCGGCAGGCAGTCTGGGCGCGCGTCCCGTCTCCGGGGCGCGCGCCTTTTTTATTTTCCGTTCGACGTGATCTCCCGCCACATGCCTCCGCCACCCACCTCCCGGTGGAGAGGGCTGAGGGGAGCCGGCAGTTATCCCCCCTTGGACACCCTGTTCCGGAAGGGAGGGAACGGGGTAAGAGCACGCTTTTTTAAGCCACTACCTTCCGCTACTCCCTACTTGAAGATGATCATGGGAAGCTCGTCCTTGCCTGCGGCCGGCTTCGCCCCCTCCCCTTTCGGCTCCTCACCCTTCGCCTCGCGCGCCTTGGCCGGATATTCCGTCTCGAGCCTTTTCGCCACCTCTTCGGCACGCGCCGTGTCCCCGGACTTCAGGTAGGCCTGCTGCAGGTAGAAAAGGGTGTCCGCGAGCCCCGGTTCGCCGGGGAAGCGCTGCAGCGCCTCGCTCAGACGCTTGATGGCCGAAGGGTACTTCTTGGTCCTCAGGTAGAAGTTCCCGACGTAGTTTTCGTAGGCGAGTTCCTTGGCGCGGCAGTCGGCGAGCTTCGCCTTGGCGTCCTCCGTGTACTCCGAGCCAGGATACTGGGCCAGGAACATCTCCAGGTAGTGCACCGAATTCTTGACCGCCGTCTGGTCGGTGTCGATGCCGGTGATCTGGTTGTAGTTGGCAAGCCCCAGGCGGTACAGCGCGTAAGGGGCCTTCTCGTTACTGGGGTGGAGCTTGCGGAAGTCCTCGTAGGCGGCGGCCGCCTCGATGAAGGCGCCGTTCTCGAAATGGGCATCCGCGATCTTCAGCTCGGCCTGCGCGGTCAGTTCGGGATTGCTGTAGCTCTCCTTCACCTTCTTGAACTGCGCGATGGCGTCCTCGAAGTGCCGGGAGGCGTAGGCGGCCTCGCCTTCCTTGAAGTAGGTCTCAGGGCCCTTTACCGGAGCGGGGGCCGTGGCGCAGGCGCCCAGCAGGGTAAGCAGGGTGGAAAGGCCCAGGTAACGCAGGGGTCGAGAGTGCATGTATGACTCCTTGAGGTGCGATGAGATCGTTCAAAGCCCCCGAAGCCGGAACCGCCACGGCCGGGGGTGATGTTTCAGGACCGGCCGGCGCGCTTGCGCTTGGTCGGATCGAGCTCCTTCTTGCGCAGACGGATCGAAACCGGAGTCACCTCGACCAGTTCGTCCTCGTCGATGAACTCGAGCGCCTGCTCCAGGGTGAGGACGCGCGGCGGTGTGAGCTTGATGGCGTCATCGCTGCCGGAGGCGCGCACGTTGGTGAGCTTCTTCCCCTTGCAGGGGTTCACCTCGAGGTCGTTGTCTTTCGCGTGCTGACCGATGATCATGCCGCCGTAGACCTCTACGCCGGCCCCAAGGAACAGGATGCCGCGCGGCTGCAGCGCGTCCAGCGAGTAGGCAGTCGTCTCCCCCTGCTCCATGGCGATGAGGACACCGTTCTTGCGTCCCGGGATCTCCCCCTTGTAGGGAGCGTAGTCGTGGAAGGTGTGTGTGATCACCGCGGTGCCGCGGGTCTCGGTGAGGAACTCGCCCCTGATCCCGATCAGGCCGCGGGCCGGCACGATGAACTCCAGGCGCACCGTCTCTCCCATCGGGTTCATGGCGACCATCTCCCCTTTACGGGGTCCCATGCGCTCGATGATGGCGCCCTGGTACTCGGCGGGGACGTCCACCACCAGGTACTCCATCGGCTCGTGGCGCACGCCCTCGACCATGCGCATGATCACCTCGGGCTTGGAAACGGCCATCTCGAAACCTTCGCGGCGCATGTTCTCGATCAGGATGGAGAGGTGCAGCTCACCGCGCCCGGAGACCTGGAAGGTATCGGCGTTGGCGGTGTTGGCGACCCTGAGCGACACGTTGGTGCGCAGTTCGCGGTCCAGGCGCTCGCGGATGTTCCTCGAGGTGACCAGCTTGCCCTCGCGCCCGGCGAAGGGGGAGGAGTTGACGATGAAGTTCATGGAGAGGGTCGGCTCGTCGATGGCGACGTAAGGGAGCGGCATCGGGTTTTCGGCAGAGGCCAGCGTCTCGCCGATGCCCACCTCGGTGAAGCCCGCGATGGTGACGATGTCGCCGGTGAAGGCCTCCGGGATCTCGACCTGCTTCAGCCCCTCGTACCCCAACAGCTTGGTGACGCGCCCCTTGGAGATGGTGCCGTCGCGCTTGATGAGGGCCACGGTCTCGCCGGCGCTCACCTTGCCGTTGAAGATCTTGCCGGTGGCGATGCGGCCGATGTAGTCGTTGTAGTCGATGTTGGTGACCAGGAGCTGGAAGGGGGCGTCCGGGTTCCCCTCGGGGGGATGCACGTTGTCCTTGATGAGCTCGAAGAGGGGCTCCATGTTCTCGCTGGGCTGGTCCATCTCCCTCATGGCGTACCCCATCTTGGCGCTGGTGTAGCAGATGGCGAAGTCGAGCTGGGCGTCGGAGGCCTGCAGTTCGCAGAACAGGTCGAAGACCATGTCCACGACTTCGGAAGGGCGGGCGCCGGGGCGGTCCACCTTGTTGATCACGACGATGGGCTTGAGACCCAGGTCGAGCGACTTCTTCAGCACGAAGCGGGTCTGCGGCATCGGGCCGTCGAGGGCGTCGACAAGGAGCAGCACGGAGTCGACCATCTTGAGCACGCGCTCCACTTCACCGCCGAAGTCGGCGTGTCCCGGGGTGTCCACGATGTTGATCTTGTAGTCGCCGTGGTGGATGGAGAGGTTCTTGGCGAGGATGGTGATGCCGCGCTCCTTCTCCAGGTCGTTGGAATCCATCACGCGCTCGGTGATCGCCTCGTTTTCCCTGAATACTCCGGACTGCTTCAACATGGCATCGACCAGGGTGGTCTTACCGTGGTCGACGTGGGCGATGATGGCGATGTTTCTGATCTTCTCCTGCATGCTTTACTGCTCCTTTTCGCTTGGCTCGGCTACAAATAAAAAGACGAGCAGCAAGCCCGTCTTAAAAAACAGCTCAATATGGCATTTTTCAGATATCTTTACAAGTTATTTTCTGATGATGCGGCGCTGCTTTCCGCTCATCCCAGCCATCTGCTGCTTCTGGATGGTGCCCAGACTCTCCAGGTGGAACTGCAGCCACATCTCGCCGTACCCTTTCATCTTCATCTTCTTCCCTTCGCGCAACAGCTCCAGGTTCTGCTTCAGGTTTTCATCTGCGGGGAGTTTCGCCACCCCCTTGGCCAGGATCTCGCACGCCTTCACGTTCTCGCCGGTCTCGTTGAGGCAGTAGCCGTAGAGGGCGTAGAGCAGCGACTCCTTGGGGCTCGCCATGAGCGCCTTGTCGAAGGTCTCTTTCATCTTGTCGTGCTTGTTCTTCTTCATGTAGGTGACGCCGAGCATCCCCATGGTGACCCAGTTCTTGAAGAAGCCCTTCTCCAGGTACGGGAAGGCGGTGGCGAACTCGCGTCGCACGAAGTAGACCATGCCGATGGCGGAATTGATCTGGCTCTCCACGTAGATCTGCCACTTGCCGTAGCGCAGCGCCGACTTGAGGTCGCGAATCCCCTTCTCGAAACGCTGTGCCTGGATGTCCTTCATGGCCGGTTCCATGATCTCTTCGAGCTTTTTGGTGATGATGCGGGAGATGATCAAAAAGCTCGCCATGAAGACGATCATCGCGCCCAGGAGGGCGGCCCACCAGTACGCGGTGCCGGCGGCGAGGATGACGACGAGGAAGACTGCGATTGCTGCGCCTGCGGAAATGAGAAGGTTGTACATCGGTTGATTTATCCTTTCGTGGTGCGGGTCACGTGATGTGCGAAACGGTTGACGGGGTTAGCCTTCGTCCTTGACCAGGGCGCCCTTCTTCTCCTGGTACTTGGCGACGATGATGCGCTTGCCGGGCTTCAGGGCCACCCGGGTCTTCAGGTTGTTCCAGGCGGAGAGGAGCCTGGCCGTTACGTTGAACCTCTTGGCGAGGGAGGCGAGGGTATCCCCCTTTTTGACGGTGTAGTACTTGTGGAACTCCTGGAGCTCCGCCTCGGCCTTGGCCACCTGGGTCGCGGTCCTGGTCTCGGCCTTTGCTTCCGCCTTGGGTTCCACCTTCGCTTCCGCCGCCGGATGGGCCTCGCCACGCGCCGACGCCACCTGGACCGGGATGGTGAGCACGCGGCCGGCAAGCTTCACCTTCTTCTTGCCAATGTTGTTCAGTTCGGCGATGGTCTGCTGGCTGGTGTTGAAGCGCCGGGCGATGGAGGCCAGGGTGTCACGCTTCTTGGCGCGGTACTGCACGTTCCTGACCCGCTCGACGTAACGCTCCGACTCGGGGATCTTGGCGTATTCGGCGGCGCAGG
Encoded here:
- a CDS encoding outer membrane protein assembly factor BamD; the encoded protein is MHSRPLRYLGLSTLLTLLGACATAPAPVKGPETYFKEGEAAYASRHFEDAIAQFKKVKESYSNPELTAQAELKIADAHFENGAFIEAAAAYEDFRKLHPSNEKAPYALYRLGLANYNQITGIDTDQTAVKNSVHYLEMFLAQYPGSEYTEDAKAKLADCRAKELAYENYVGNFYLRTKKYPSAIKRLSEALQRFPGEPGLADTLFYLQQAYLKSGDTARAEEVAKRLETEYPAKAREAKGEEPKGEGAKPAAGKDELPMIIFK
- a CDS encoding THUMP domain-containing class I SAM-dependent RNA methyltransferase, translated to MMKQFFFATTAKGVEEALAAELVRLGVPDVTAESGGVRFAGGMEAAYRANLWLRTASRVLMTLAEFPCESPEELYREVRGISWERFLTPALTLAVDCNLRDSTLTHSGFVALKTKDAIVDALRDHFGSRPSVDTKDPDLRVNVRLFKNRCTLSLDLSGEPLDRRGYRLDRHEAPLKENLAAALVELSGWDGGTPLVDPMCGTGTIAIEAALKALRIPPGLNRGFGFQRWQGFDRALWDRIVAEARSGMLERLPAPVQASDLSHSAVGMAVQNAKRAGVLERLVLGRLPMAELEPPPGPGVLILNPPYGKRLGEVEALRPLYKEIGDTLKKRCKGYTAYLFTGNLELAKSVGLKATRRMVLYNGPIECRLLKYEMY
- a CDS encoding Nif3-like dinuclear metal center hexameric protein, yielding MITPRISDIVGITGKIAPIHFAESWDNVGLQLGDPVAQVSRIMVALDPGRPAVEAAIEARCQLLVTHHPFIFSPLKKITAADETGRLTILALKHDLAIISLHTNLDIAHGGVNDLLAARLGLEGAQPLKITGGVEYVKMVLFAPRGYEEKLLAALSPFMPPIGNYRDCSYQVEGTGRFTPVDGAKPFVGEVGAGHAEPESRLEFLLLKERTGAAVTALRGAHPYEEPAYDLYPVLNQGPSRGLGRIGTLAAPVPAARFAKEVRERLGAAGVRLVGDPERQVKKVAVCGGSGVSLLHEAARKGADILVTGDVKYHEAREAEALGVALLDAGHFATERLMVQGLGAQLKDVLAARRFEAEVVEYQGEQEPFSFW
- a CDS encoding tetratricopeptide repeat protein yields the protein MYNLLISAGAAIAVFLVVILAAGTAYWWAALLGAMIVFMASFLIISRIITKKLEEIMEPAMKDIQAQRFEKGIRDLKSALRYGKWQIYVESQINSAIGMVYFVRREFATAFPYLEKGFFKNWVTMGMLGVTYMKKNKHDKMKETFDKALMASPKESLLYALYGYCLNETGENVKACEILAKGVAKLPADENLKQNLELLREGKKMKMKGYGEMWLQFHLESLGTIQKQQMAGMSGKQRRIIRK
- the typA gene encoding translational GTPase TypA produces the protein MQEKIRNIAIIAHVDHGKTTLVDAMLKQSGVFRENEAITERVMDSNDLEKERGITILAKNLSIHHGDYKINIVDTPGHADFGGEVERVLKMVDSVLLLVDALDGPMPQTRFVLKKSLDLGLKPIVVINKVDRPGARPSEVVDMVFDLFCELQASDAQLDFAICYTSAKMGYAMREMDQPSENMEPLFELIKDNVHPPEGNPDAPFQLLVTNIDYNDYIGRIATGKIFNGKVSAGETVALIKRDGTISKGRVTKLLGYEGLKQVEIPEAFTGDIVTIAGFTEVGIGETLASAENPMPLPYVAIDEPTLSMNFIVNSSPFAGREGKLVTSRNIRERLDRELRTNVSLRVANTANADTFQVSGRGELHLSILIENMRREGFEMAVSKPEVIMRMVEGVRHEPMEYLVVDVPAEYQGAIIERMGPRKGEMVAMNPMGETVRLEFIVPARGLIGIRGEFLTETRGTAVITHTFHDYAPYKGEIPGRKNGVLIAMEQGETTAYSLDALQPRGILFLGAGVEVYGGMIIGQHAKDNDLEVNPCKGKKLTNVRASGSDDAIKLTPPRVLTLEQALEFIDEDELVEVTPVSIRLRKKELDPTKRKRAGRS
- a CDS encoding sensor domain-containing diguanylate cyclase, yielding MKRLLRVLIVEDAPDDAQLIVIQLEQGGFDVHFQRVDSAQALTGALESAPWDVIICDYVMPGFSGLKALQILKERGSDVPFLMISGKVGEEAAAAAIRAGADDFVLKGNLARLVPAVQRSIAEAALRQQSRRHEQELKEKLEFIQVLIDTLPTPIFYNDPNGLYLGCNKAFEEQIGMNRDENINKSIYEILPPDLAALYSRGEESAENGVGPRSFEGTITCADGERRDMIFYSATFKNSGSSSGGVVGALLDISERKQAELKLRYLSSHDILTGIYNRAYFDEELERLSKGRKFPVSIVMVDVDRLKEVNDQQGHAAGDELLRHAAEVLKNAFRREDVVARVGGDEFAALLPNTDEATLREAMERLQAQLAQNNQEHAPLPLSLSIGAATAHDGEELMASWRLADQRMYRQKKGRKNSNAGSRQHQLVA
- a CDS encoding zinc ribbon domain-containing protein; translated protein: MRNKLKALYELQEIDLRIDGLDGEKAQLVSESQALDAKLAEAREKIAARREEVSALEDEKGTLEANLASENENINRSESHLKEIKTQKEYQAVSKEISGAKKLIAELEEQILQKINAIEEINGDIAKREADLAELEGNVASQQAEVQQKVEALEGGIAKDAATREETVKGLPASVMKRYSKLRDQRRGVAVVEAKEGNCMGCNMHLPPQLYNTLFRADDVITCPHCQRILIMKQEVQD